One window of the Actinomycetota bacterium genome contains the following:
- a CDS encoding endonuclease NucS, which translates to MPIRNAIWTVGSTPRQLSEGRLPSERALEDMIVASPRILSDEWMLIGRQERTASGGFIDLLAVAPDGALVLIELKRDRTPREVVAQAIDYAVWVEELEAQDIDAIYRRFSSGRDLSTDFQTRFGQPLDEETLNESHQIVIVAATLDDSSERIVAYLNKRDIAINVLCFQVFDHGDQQLLSRAWLLDPVHTQVSAAAAPKARGLRESEPWNGEFYASFGLGNDRRSWEEARRYGFISAGGGSWYSNTLNLLNVGDRIWVKSPGHGFVGMGEVTGRPQPAAEFQVTTPEGERPALDVLTGGDYHRAVADDPERCDYFVPVSWIHTVPLEQAVNEIGLFGNQNTVCKPTTPKWRTTVERLKERWPETA; encoded by the coding sequence ATGCCCATCCGCAATGCCATCTGGACCGTCGGCAGCACCCCAAGGCAACTCAGCGAAGGTCGCCTTCCCAGCGAACGCGCGCTTGAGGACATGATTGTCGCATCACCCCGCATCCTGTCCGACGAATGGATGCTCATCGGGCGGCAAGAGCGCACCGCTTCCGGCGGTTTCATCGACCTGCTGGCCGTGGCCCCCGACGGGGCTCTGGTCCTGATCGAGCTGAAGCGCGACCGCACCCCGCGCGAGGTTGTCGCCCAGGCCATCGACTACGCCGTCTGGGTCGAGGAACTGGAGGCCCAGGACATCGACGCCATCTACCGCCGCTTCTCGTCCGGTCGGGACCTCTCGACGGACTTCCAGACACGCTTCGGTCAGCCGCTGGACGAGGAGACACTGAACGAGAGTCACCAGATCGTCATCGTCGCGGCCACTCTGGACGACAGCAGCGAGCGGATCGTCGCCTATCTGAACAAGCGCGACATCGCCATCAACGTGCTGTGCTTCCAGGTCTTCGACCATGGCGACCAGCAGCTCCTCAGCCGGGCCTGGCTTCTGGACCCGGTCCACACCCAGGTCAGCGCCGCAGCCGCCCCCAAGGCGCGGGGTCTGCGAGAGAGCGAGCCCTGGAATGGCGAGTTCTACGCCTCCTTCGGTCTGGGAAATGATCGGCGATCGTGGGAGGAGGCCCGGCGCTATGGCTTCATCAGCGCCGGCGGCGGCAGCTGGTATAGCAACACTCTGAACCTGCTGAACGTCGGCGACCGCATCTGGGTGAAGTCCCCGGGCCACGGCTTTGTCGGCATGGGCGAGGTGACGGGACGTCCGCAGCCGGCCGCCGAGTTCCAGGTCACGACACCGGAGGGCGAACGCCCCGCGCTCGATGTCCTGACCGGGGGCGACTACCACCGGGCGGTTGCCGACGACCCGGAGCGCTGCGACTATTTCGTGCCGGTTAGCTGGATCCATACCGTTCCGCTGGAGCAGGCCGTCAACGAGATCGGCCTGTTCGGGAACCAGAATACGGTCTGCAAGCCGACCACCCCGAAGTGGCGGACCACCGTCGAGCGCTTGAAGGAGCGGTGGCCGGAGACGGCGTAG
- a CDS encoding restriction endonuclease subunit S — RGKSAKSVGAMPPEEVKADYNLPSSWLWMELGKLVTVMDAGWSPQCESHPRRDPAQWGVLKTTAVQTLAFDCGQHKELPARYPPRPQHEARIGDILVTRAGPKNRVGISCVVDQTEPRLMISDKLIRFRLIDGLSPRFFALTLNAGVTSSAIEDAKSGMAVMQMNISQDKLRAVPVPLPPLAEQHRIVAKVDALMATCDKLEASLTTTSTTRLRLLDALLQEPLTPVSLEEAA, encoded by the coding sequence GGCGAGGAAAATCAGCTAAATCGGTCGGGGCAATGCCACCGGAAGAGGTAAAGGCCGACTACAACTTGCCCAGCTCATGGCTCTGGATGGAGCTCGGAAAGCTAGTGACGGTCATGGACGCCGGATGGAGCCCGCAATGCGAAAGTCATCCACGGCGCGATCCGGCGCAGTGGGGTGTGCTAAAAACAACGGCGGTCCAGACGCTCGCCTTTGATTGTGGCCAGCATAAAGAACTGCCTGCAAGGTATCCGCCACGACCCCAGCACGAAGCACGGATTGGCGACATCCTCGTTACGCGCGCAGGGCCGAAAAATCGTGTCGGCATTTCTTGCGTCGTCGATCAGACCGAACCAAGGTTGATGATATCGGACAAGCTTATCCGCTTTCGATTGATCGACGGCCTCAGTCCGAGGTTCTTCGCACTGACCCTGAATGCAGGCGTAACCAGCAGTGCGATAGAAGACGCCAAGTCCGGCATGGCGGTGATGCAAATGAATATCTCTCAGGACAAACTTCGCGCGGTCCCCGTTCCCCTCCCACCTCTCGCCGAACAGCACCGCATCGTTGCCAAGGTAGATGCCCTGATGGCGACCTGCGACAAGCTGGAGGCGAGCCTGACGACTACCTCCACCACCCGACTCCGTCTGCTCGACGCACTCCTTCAAGAGCCCCTCACCCCGGTGTCGCTCGAAGAGGCCGCCTGA